One genomic window of Actinomycetota bacterium includes the following:
- a CDS encoding cupin domain-containing protein, translating to MRHIPAAELASAEGLVTSAAQGLELTWLQGPTTSDELDVGIVKVEAGVQTPAHSHHKGQVIVGVSGRGFVELEGERVIVNQGDVVICPAGEYHVHGASANQKWEHLTVSTGSHGGPRSE from the coding sequence ATGCGCCATATTCCGGCGGCAGAATTAGCGAGCGCTGAAGGTCTGGTCACTTCCGCCGCGCAGGGATTGGAGCTCACCTGGCTGCAGGGTCCAACGACGAGCGATGAACTCGACGTAGGCATCGTGAAGGTTGAAGCTGGCGTCCAGACGCCGGCACATAGCCATCACAAGGGTCAAGTCATCGTCGGTGTCTCAGGCCGAGGCTTTGTCGAACTCGAGGGTGAACGAGTCATCGTCAACCAGGGAGACGTGGTGATCTGTCCGGCCGGGGAGTACCACGTGCACGGTGCCTCTGCGAATCAGAAATGGGAACACCTGACGGTGAGCACTGGTTCGCATGGCGGCCCTAGGTCTGAGTAG
- a CDS encoding DUF2889 domain-containing protein: MTTAVGDTWIVDLASVTANISPERFYVALSSIPDRPALQQLVGARGAAGSRTRMGQLIPEEKEQGTALYLLMDDVPAAALISGQMRYEWIAPEDRPVFKGSLSMMEDICIGHAAGSSHHSPDEGVIAIQQTRPVPPLRDPMDPLAWHEHAPDERGPSMRRARRIDVWLEDGQIQVDAFFQDSGINPDGVRFAVHEYTMQATADMDGVLTSVKAEPRVLPFDTCPAAVLNVSPMVGTELPAFRSTVLKTLPGVLGCTHLNDMLRSLAEVPMLVSNLN; the protein is encoded by the coding sequence GTGACGACCGCAGTCGGCGATACCTGGATTGTTGATCTTGCGTCGGTGACGGCAAACATCTCACCTGAACGCTTCTACGTCGCGCTTTCCTCAATTCCCGACCGGCCTGCATTGCAGCAACTCGTTGGTGCTCGGGGTGCGGCTGGCTCTCGAACCAGGATGGGGCAACTGATTCCGGAAGAAAAGGAGCAGGGCACGGCCTTGTACTTGCTGATGGATGATGTCCCTGCCGCTGCATTGATCTCGGGTCAGATGCGATACGAATGGATCGCTCCGGAAGACAGGCCGGTATTCAAGGGCAGTTTGAGCATGATGGAAGACATCTGCATAGGCCACGCAGCTGGCTCGAGTCATCACTCACCGGATGAAGGTGTGATTGCCATCCAGCAAACCAGGCCAGTGCCACCTCTGCGAGACCCAATGGATCCGTTGGCGTGGCATGAGCATGCGCCCGACGAACGCGGTCCCTCGATGCGTAGGGCTCGGCGCATCGATGTGTGGCTGGAAGATGGTCAGATCCAAGTGGATGCCTTCTTTCAGGACAGTGGCATCAACCCCGATGGCGTCAGATTTGCCGTGCATGAGTACACCATGCAAGCGACCGCTGACATGGATGGCGTTCTGACTTCTGTCAAGGCTGAACCTCGAGTCCTGCCGTTCGACACCTGCCCAGCGGCCGTGCTCAATGTTTCGCCAATGGTCGGTACCGAACTGCCCGCATTCAGGTCGACCGTTCTCAAGACGCTGCCTGGGGTCCTTGGCTGCACGCATCTGAACGACATGCTGCGTTCCTTGGCAGAAGTTCCGATGCTGGTGAGCAACCTCAACTAG
- a CDS encoding DUF2332 family protein, with translation MTSKTSLRSAADLQGRLCSEHGSPTWAAVIAAIDDQLDDSTSATSRLLLNDPRDPVESAVFLRILGAVHRLLLLGISSDLSRYLPSLGGQTSPHLAAKAFLTFVGEHENRVQAEMQHPVQTNEVARSGILSAGLRTIVAETHLPVRLLEVGSSAGLNLRLDEYRIHMGEEFWGPEDSPVVLDHLLNSGQPDGAAFVIVDRAGCDLSPINAASDAGQVRLRSFIWPEDRVRMSRLNAALSVFEPVRIDAASATDWVRSQCATPQTGHVTVVMHSIVMPYLTGAERQEFVTVMDDLGAQAATDAPLAWLRMEFDDNYGTVSLELDLWPLNRHEVLATCNPHGANINWLPVASRT, from the coding sequence GTGACGTCCAAGACATCCCTGCGTTCGGCAGCCGACCTGCAAGGCAGGCTGTGTTCCGAACACGGCTCCCCCACTTGGGCAGCTGTCATCGCAGCTATAGATGACCAGCTGGATGACTCCACTTCGGCGACCTCGCGCCTACTGCTGAACGACCCGAGGGATCCAGTTGAGTCAGCGGTGTTCCTGCGAATTCTCGGGGCGGTTCACCGGCTGCTGCTGCTGGGAATCTCCTCAGACCTCTCTCGATATCTACCGAGTCTGGGCGGACAGACAAGCCCGCACCTGGCAGCCAAGGCGTTCCTCACATTCGTAGGCGAGCACGAGAATCGTGTGCAGGCAGAAATGCAGCACCCAGTGCAGACAAACGAAGTTGCTCGTTCCGGAATCCTGTCAGCTGGCCTGCGCACGATCGTCGCAGAGACCCATCTGCCAGTTCGCTTGCTCGAAGTGGGCTCGAGTGCTGGATTGAATCTTCGTCTTGATGAATACCGAATCCACATGGGAGAGGAATTCTGGGGACCCGAAGACTCACCAGTTGTACTCGACCATCTGCTCAACTCAGGTCAGCCTGATGGCGCCGCGTTCGTGATTGTCGATCGAGCTGGTTGTGACCTGTCCCCCATCAATGCGGCCTCAGATGCAGGTCAGGTGCGATTGCGTTCATTCATCTGGCCCGAGGATCGCGTACGAATGTCGCGACTCAACGCTGCACTTTCGGTATTTGAGCCTGTGCGCATCGACGCCGCATCGGCAACGGACTGGGTACGTTCGCAATGCGCTACGCCCCAAACGGGCCATGTGACGGTGGTAATGCATTCAATAGTGATGCCGTACCTGACCGGTGCTGAACGGCAGGAGTTTGTGACAGTTATGGATGACTTGGGCGCTCAGGCAGCGACTGACGCGCCGCTGGCCTGGCTGCGCATGGAGTTCGACGACAACTACGGCACTGTCAGCCTTGAACTTGATCTCTGGCCTTTGAATCGTCACGAAGTACTGGCTACGTGCAATCCGCACGGCGCGAACATCAACTGGTTGCCAGTAGCGTCACGAACGTGA
- the dnaE gene encoding DNA polymerase III subunit alpha produces the protein MALHWPHPRVASSYSMRYGTATPHRIVERAAADGHRILALTDRDGISGAVQWVRACMNAGITPVVGVDLAVLPTVIDAPAAQVPRASTRQKAYAIEELPRVVFLALGSVQGWASLCQLISAAHANVERYGTPVLEATDVLAHHSGVVALLGPDSELGTHLLHGRLRAAEQTLTHWRSITGPGLAIAIGNHRRPRGQAWSALHAARMWEWGRQRGARVIFAPNARYLDSTDARTADILDATRRMTQVRSLRLLANNGQATLDSPADLDIRVQEVAQLVGIAPTLMHRDTWILMEACALDPAHDIGLGSVFVPEFTVITGTTATDDVAAAQVLLTQRCRQSIPSRYASAADRDRAHIRLDEELRAISTLGFAGYFLTVAEVVDLVRERGVRVAARGSGAGSLVTYLLGINDVDPLAHGLIFERFLSTLRTELPDIDIDVESARRLEIYDLIYERFGAARVACVSMMETYKVRQAVRDVGAALGMDALDIDSFAKAFPHIRARNARSALADLPELRSSQFGVLAAEGRLEGFLDRVEALDGLPRLMAMHPCGVLLSDASLLERTPIQSSAAGYPMSQFDKDDVEHMGLLKLDVLGVRMQSAIAFALDEITRTQELPVDLAKVPLDDPATFALIQSTRTLGCFQIESPGQRELIGKFSPETFNDLIIDISLFRPGPVKSDMITPFLKSRHGWDMPHFIHPDLQPILQETQGVVIFHEQVMRIVEAMTGCSLAEADEIRRAMSTTEVIDATRVWFYPKALQRGYSLAVVEEIWEVLKSFASFGFCKAHAAAFALPTYQSAWLKAHYPAAFYAGILTHDPGMYPKRLLLADARNFGIQILGLHINSSGASYQVESTVQGEGVRMPFTEVKGISEDEVARLIDGQPYTGLVDAWQRAGISRPIAEHLVLLGAFDSLYGININHVTRASSQVSRRDLLVHIEQMAKNPVHVGSGQLCLDTAGDISDVPVSGWPEITPNWAVRTELELLGLDVTKHVMDCYRPLLTELGVTPAADLLNCHSEQEILIAGVKVATQTPAVRGGKRVVFLTLDDGTGPSDATFFADAQTPYANTVFQSWMLIVRGHVRRTGARGVSIRATGAWELGALDRQWRAGEIAQIRERLMHEQAFPVEQRTGRVHVFPTGYQLSPYADVQPAGPTGKLYHSSQGSSGR, from the coding sequence ATGGCACTGCACTGGCCCCATCCTCGGGTGGCCTCGAGCTACTCCATGCGGTACGGCACCGCTACCCCGCATCGCATTGTTGAACGCGCCGCAGCCGATGGTCATCGGATCCTGGCCCTCACTGATCGCGATGGCATCTCCGGCGCAGTCCAGTGGGTCCGCGCATGCATGAATGCCGGCATCACCCCTGTCGTCGGGGTTGATCTCGCTGTTCTCCCAACGGTTATCGATGCTCCTGCCGCGCAAGTACCACGCGCGAGTACCCGACAGAAGGCTTATGCCATCGAAGAGCTGCCTCGTGTGGTGTTTTTGGCACTGGGCTCTGTACAGGGTTGGGCGAGCCTGTGCCAGTTGATTTCCGCTGCGCACGCCAATGTCGAGAGGTACGGCACTCCAGTGCTGGAAGCCACCGATGTTCTGGCCCATCACTCTGGAGTCGTGGCATTGCTCGGACCTGACTCCGAACTCGGCACACATCTTCTGCATGGTCGCTTGCGGGCTGCCGAACAGACCTTGACCCACTGGCGTTCCATCACGGGCCCAGGGCTTGCTATCGCTATCGGCAACCATCGCCGTCCACGCGGGCAGGCCTGGTCGGCATTGCATGCGGCTCGCATGTGGGAGTGGGGACGCCAACGCGGGGCTCGGGTGATCTTCGCTCCCAATGCGCGCTATCTGGATTCCACCGATGCCCGCACTGCAGACATCCTTGACGCCACCCGGCGCATGACTCAAGTCAGGAGCCTTCGGCTACTCGCCAACAACGGGCAGGCCACCTTGGACTCCCCCGCTGATCTGGACATCCGAGTGCAGGAGGTCGCGCAACTGGTCGGGATTGCTCCGACCCTGATGCATCGCGATACCTGGATACTGATGGAGGCCTGCGCGTTAGACCCAGCGCATGACATCGGGCTGGGCTCAGTCTTTGTTCCGGAGTTCACCGTCATCACTGGCACCACTGCGACCGATGACGTTGCTGCGGCACAAGTCCTGCTGACACAGCGATGCCGCCAGAGCATCCCCTCGCGTTATGCCTCAGCTGCTGATCGTGACCGCGCGCATATCCGTCTGGATGAGGAATTACGTGCCATCTCAACCCTTGGCTTTGCTGGCTATTTCCTTACTGTGGCTGAGGTTGTCGATCTCGTACGCGAACGCGGGGTGCGCGTTGCCGCCCGCGGCTCTGGCGCTGGCAGTCTTGTCACCTATCTCCTTGGCATCAATGACGTTGACCCACTCGCCCATGGTCTGATTTTCGAACGCTTTCTTTCCACCCTGCGCACCGAGCTTCCCGATATCGATATTGATGTTGAGTCGGCACGACGCCTTGAGATCTATGACCTGATCTACGAACGCTTCGGCGCCGCCCGCGTGGCCTGCGTTTCGATGATGGAGACCTACAAGGTGCGTCAAGCAGTGCGCGACGTCGGTGCAGCACTGGGCATGGATGCACTCGATATCGACAGCTTCGCCAAAGCCTTTCCGCATATCCGTGCGCGCAATGCCCGTTCAGCTCTTGCTGATCTTCCTGAGTTGCGCAGCAGTCAGTTCGGAGTGCTCGCCGCCGAGGGTCGGCTCGAGGGCTTCCTTGATCGCGTGGAGGCCCTCGATGGTCTGCCTCGTCTCATGGCCATGCATCCCTGCGGGGTGCTGCTCTCTGATGCCAGCCTGCTCGAACGCACGCCAATCCAATCCAGCGCAGCCGGATACCCCATGAGTCAGTTCGATAAGGATGATGTCGAGCACATGGGCTTGCTGAAACTCGATGTCCTAGGCGTACGCATGCAATCCGCAATCGCCTTTGCCCTTGACGAGATCACTCGCACTCAAGAGCTCCCTGTTGATCTTGCAAAGGTGCCACTCGATGATCCGGCGACCTTCGCACTCATCCAATCCACCCGCACCCTTGGCTGCTTTCAGATTGAGTCCCCTGGTCAACGAGAGTTGATCGGCAAGTTCTCGCCAGAGACCTTCAACGATCTGATCATCGATATCTCGCTGTTTCGTCCCGGCCCGGTCAAGAGCGACATGATCACGCCCTTTCTCAAATCTCGACACGGGTGGGATATGCCGCATTTCATTCATCCTGATCTGCAACCCATCCTTCAAGAGACCCAGGGCGTGGTCATCTTCCACGAGCAAGTGATGCGCATCGTTGAAGCGATGACGGGTTGTTCATTGGCCGAGGCCGATGAGATCCGACGGGCGATGAGTACCACTGAAGTCATCGACGCAACCCGCGTGTGGTTCTACCCCAAGGCTCTGCAGCGCGGCTATTCGCTCGCAGTGGTCGAGGAGATCTGGGAGGTGTTGAAATCCTTCGCTTCCTTCGGATTCTGCAAGGCACACGCAGCTGCGTTCGCGCTACCGACCTATCAGTCGGCCTGGTTGAAAGCCCATTACCCTGCAGCATTCTATGCCGGCATCCTCACTCACGACCCTGGCATGTATCCCAAGCGCCTGCTTCTGGCTGATGCTCGCAATTTCGGCATCCAGATTCTCGGACTGCATATCAACAGTTCTGGGGCCAGCTACCAAGTCGAAAGCACAGTGCAGGGCGAGGGCGTGCGCATGCCCTTCACTGAAGTCAAGGGCATCAGCGAGGATGAGGTTGCGCGCCTGATCGATGGGCAGCCCTACACCGGACTCGTTGATGCGTGGCAACGAGCCGGCATCAGCAGACCTATCGCCGAACACCTCGTGCTCCTTGGTGCCTTCGACTCTCTGTACGGCATCAACATCAATCACGTCACCCGCGCTTCCAGTCAGGTGAGCAGACGCGATCTGCTGGTGCACATCGAACAGATGGCCAAAAATCCCGTGCATGTCGGCTCTGGGCAACTCTGCCTGGACACCGCAGGGGATATCAGCGATGTCCCCGTTTCGGGCTGGCCGGAGATCACCCCCAACTGGGCCGTCCGCACTGAACTGGAACTGCTTGGTCTGGATGTCACCAAACATGTCATGGATTGCTATCGCCCCCTGCTCACTGAACTGGGAGTCACGCCCGCAGCAGATCTGCTCAACTGCCACTCTGAGCAGGAGATTCTCATTGCTGGCGTGAAGGTCGCTACCCAGACGCCGGCCGTTCGTGGGGGTAAGCGAGTGGTCTTCTTGACTCTTGATGACGGCACTGGTCCGTCCGATGCAACCTTCTTCGCTGACGCGCAAACCCCCTATGCCAACACGGTTTTCCAGTCCTGGATGCTCATTGTGCGCGGACATGTCCGGCGCACTGGAGCCCGTGGCGTCTCCATTCGCGCCACCGGAGCCTGGGAGCTCGGCGCCCTTGATCGCCAGTGGCGGGCCGGCGAAATCGCTCAGATTCGCGAGCGACTCATGCACGAGCAAGCTTTCCCCGTCGAACAGCGCACTGGTCGGGTCCATGTATTCCCCACCGGCTACCAGCTCTCGCCCTACGCCGATGTGCAGCCTGCAGGACCAACTGGCAAGTTGTACCACTCAAGTCAGGGCAGTAGCGGTCGGTGA
- a CDS encoding GntG family PLP-dependent aldolase, whose protein sequence is MSYRAATPSAVSPRIDLRSDTVTHPTQAMLDAMATAPLGDDVYGEDPTVNELEARACNLTGKQTALFVASGTMGNLVSVMAHVPRGGEMIAPSESHVLRDEAANYAVVASTGIRPIIENSNGEMPLESVVASINDPEDLHGAPTSLVVVENCHAHSMSRPISPEYMRALRLALPDGMPVHVDGARIFNASIALGIPVAELLQDADSAMFCLSKGLSTPVGSMVVGSSAFIARARRARKLLGGGMRQAGVLAAAGLVALGDDEFGSINRLADDHMCARQLADGLALQAGVASPGGCAQVQGNALDPTRVTTNFVLFKVDGGHARRAAYLEHLRSQGIALMAYDHGQIRAVTHRGIDDQQIREVIDASAEALAATA, encoded by the coding sequence GTGAGTTACCGAGCTGCGACCCCTTCAGCCGTGTCACCTCGCATCGACCTGCGCTCTGACACGGTGACGCATCCAACACAGGCAATGCTCGACGCGATGGCAACGGCACCGCTTGGCGACGACGTGTATGGAGAGGACCCGACGGTCAATGAACTAGAAGCCCGCGCTTGCAACCTCACTGGCAAACAGACCGCCCTCTTCGTAGCGTCCGGCACTATGGGCAATCTCGTGAGCGTCATGGCACATGTGCCACGCGGTGGAGAAATGATCGCGCCTTCTGAATCACACGTGCTGCGTGATGAAGCAGCCAACTACGCGGTAGTCGCCAGCACTGGCATCCGCCCGATCATTGAGAACTCCAACGGTGAGATGCCCCTGGAATCTGTGGTCGCTTCGATCAACGACCCAGAGGATCTCCACGGAGCCCCCACCAGCTTGGTCGTCGTGGAGAACTGTCACGCGCACAGCATGAGTCGCCCGATCTCACCTGAATACATGCGGGCACTGCGTCTCGCACTGCCAGATGGCATGCCTGTTCACGTTGATGGCGCTCGCATCTTCAATGCCTCGATTGCGTTGGGGATCCCTGTCGCTGAACTGCTGCAGGATGCTGACTCGGCAATGTTCTGTCTGAGCAAAGGCCTGTCGACGCCTGTCGGAAGCATGGTGGTGGGTTCTTCGGCATTCATCGCTCGCGCTCGTCGTGCGCGAAAGCTGCTGGGCGGTGGCATGCGACAAGCAGGCGTGCTCGCTGCAGCAGGGCTCGTCGCACTTGGTGACGATGAATTCGGATCGATCAATCGTCTGGCCGATGACCACATGTGCGCACGCCAGCTTGCTGACGGGCTTGCACTGCAAGCAGGCGTTGCGAGTCCCGGTGGCTGCGCACAAGTCCAAGGCAATGCTCTTGATCCCACACGAGTGACGACCAACTTCGTGCTGTTCAAGGTTGACGGCGGACATGCTCGGCGAGCTGCGTACTTGGAACACCTGCGGTCTCAAGGCATCGCGCTCATGGCCTACGACCATGGACAGATTCGTGCGGTGACGCATCGCGGCATCGACGATCAGCAGATCCGCGAGGTTATTGATGCGAGTGCTGAGGCTTTGGCAGCGACTGCGTAA
- a CDS encoding helix-turn-helix domain-containing protein gives MAVETQALYTPRADARLRRDAELNRRKILDAAREVFAERGVEAPLDEVARHAEVGIATLYRRFPTRDDLIVAAFQEKMEAWADAVEDALSQPDPCIAFPAYIRHICDMQAADRGFTDVLSMRFPMAPEIEAARDRGHDGFLELMQRTQVAGGLRSDFQAEDFVFLLMATAGVINAAGAVAPAARRRVISYFLQAFGCEEVGSLPPSPGQDETLAAMQRMPHAKRERVER, from the coding sequence ATGGCTGTTGAAACTCAGGCTCTCTACACCCCCCGGGCCGATGCTCGTTTGCGTCGTGATGCCGAGTTGAACCGCCGCAAGATCCTGGACGCTGCGCGTGAAGTCTTCGCCGAACGAGGAGTCGAAGCACCCCTTGATGAGGTCGCTCGCCACGCCGAAGTAGGCATTGCGACCCTTTACCGCCGTTTCCCCACTCGCGATGACCTGATCGTGGCGGCCTTCCAGGAAAAGATGGAAGCCTGGGCCGATGCAGTGGAAGACGCACTCAGTCAGCCTGACCCTTGTATCGCCTTCCCGGCCTACATTCGACATATCTGCGACATGCAGGCCGCAGATCGTGGCTTCACTGATGTGCTCAGCATGCGCTTTCCCATGGCCCCCGAAATTGAGGCGGCTCGCGATCGCGGCCACGATGGCTTCTTGGAATTGATGCAGCGCACCCAAGTCGCCGGCGGATTGCGGTCAGATTTCCAGGCCGAGGACTTCGTCTTTCTCCTGATGGCCACTGCAGGAGTCATCAATGCAGCCGGTGCGGTGGCTCCCGCCGCCCGCCGACGGGTGATCAGTTACTTCCTTCAGGCCTTTGGGTGCGAGGAGGTGGGCTCCTTGCCGCCATCACCTGGCCAAGACGAAACCTTGGCGGCTATGCAGCGCATGCCACACGCCAAGCGCGAGCGAGTCGAACGCTAA
- a CDS encoding VOC family protein — MRATTFLMFTGDSEAWLNLVTSTVPDSRIVSIQRHGPDGPGTEGSVSMAEAVVGGIPVRCNDSPPVHEFTFTPSMSFFIDLDDEAQQTAVHDALIEGGSTLMPLGDYGFSQRFAWIQDRYGVSWQLNLP; from the coding sequence ATGCGGGCTACAACATTTCTCATGTTCACGGGTGACTCCGAGGCCTGGCTCAACCTTGTGACGTCCACGGTCCCTGACTCGCGAATTGTGTCGATCCAGCGTCATGGCCCCGACGGGCCAGGGACTGAAGGCTCAGTATCGATGGCAGAAGCTGTTGTCGGCGGCATCCCAGTGCGATGCAATGACTCGCCGCCCGTGCATGAGTTCACCTTCACACCGTCGATGTCATTCTTCATTGATCTTGATGATGAAGCGCAACAGACGGCGGTCCACGACGCGCTGATTGAAGGCGGCAGCACGCTCATGCCCTTGGGTGACTACGGATTCAGCCAGCGATTTGCATGGATTCAGGATCGGTACGGCGTGTCATGGCAATTGAATCTGCCCTGA
- a CDS encoding maleylpyruvate isomerase family mycothiol-dependent enzyme, translated as MAARPATDFALFSRIGGLTLGICDGLSTEQWEAPSTCAGWQVKHLIAHQAAGTTYSGPRMLGYLIKCGSTTKAGHQMAIDMAQECTREQILQAFAKGHGSSPANLYARLVSIDVGILDAAIHLQDLRRSVHDEGEIPTEIAEVLFDLIPVTKGPVSTKAKIAGLQLHATDLDRRLGDGPLVEGKLEALMMAAGGRREALSELSGPGVALLAERIGAV; from the coding sequence ATGGCCGCCAGACCAGCAACTGATTTCGCACTCTTCTCCCGCATCGGCGGCCTGACCCTGGGGATCTGCGATGGGCTGAGCACCGAGCAATGGGAGGCGCCCAGCACGTGTGCCGGATGGCAGGTCAAGCACCTCATCGCGCATCAGGCCGCTGGCACCACCTACTCCGGACCGCGCATGCTCGGCTATTTGATCAAGTGCGGGAGCACGACCAAGGCCGGGCACCAGATGGCAATCGACATGGCCCAGGAGTGCACGCGGGAGCAGATCCTGCAGGCCTTCGCCAAGGGTCATGGTTCGAGTCCGGCAAACCTGTATGCGCGGCTGGTGTCCATTGACGTCGGAATCCTCGACGCCGCAATCCACCTGCAGGATCTGCGACGTTCAGTGCACGATGAAGGCGAGATTCCGACAGAGATTGCCGAAGTCCTATTCGACCTGATCCCTGTCACCAAGGGACCGGTGAGCACCAAGGCCAAGATCGCAGGTTTACAGCTGCATGCGACCGACCTTGACCGGAGGCTCGGTGATGGGCCGTTGGTCGAAGGAAAGCTCGAGGCGCTGATGATGGCTGCGGGCGGGCGGCGTGAGGCACTCTCGGAACTGAGCGGGCCAGGGGTGGCACTTCTGGCTGAACGGATCGGTGCGGTCTGA
- a CDS encoding CoA transferase: MSGPLEGVLVLDLGQFLAGPYAPMILSDLGAEVIKIEPTRGDSMRYGAPFIGCQRGKLDLALDLKKPEAAEIVLRLAEKADVLHHNMTKGTATRLGVDYDHVTARNPEIVYCNTYAYGFEGPMSISGGIDPLYQAVIGLEYEAGGVEHGNPPMYLRFGMTDTANAFASVVGVLSALYHRKVTGQGQDVWTSLLNGGAMFASEVALLANGAAAPVRPSMDKELTGLSPCYRLYRTQEGWIQMAATTVGEWATMCALLGFPEFGTDPAYATFDGRVAARSKLEPQFEDAFATRTALVWAALFDAQSVPAEIAVDTRNGETVLHDADNERLGLVASYDHPMLGHMTQFGSLIDFSDTPTGDFGPPPLLGQHSRSILSRFGWTEGEIDDLIDRGVVYQAAEGVPYPWGL, translated from the coding sequence ATGTCCGGACCACTTGAAGGCGTACTTGTTCTTGACCTCGGTCAGTTCCTGGCGGGGCCCTATGCGCCAATGATCCTGTCGGATCTGGGTGCTGAGGTGATCAAGATTGAGCCCACCCGCGGGGATTCGATGCGATACGGCGCACCGTTTATTGGCTGCCAGCGAGGCAAGCTCGATCTGGCTTTGGACCTCAAGAAGCCCGAGGCCGCAGAGATCGTGTTGAGGCTGGCGGAGAAGGCCGATGTGCTGCACCACAACATGACCAAGGGCACTGCCACGCGCCTTGGTGTCGACTATGACCACGTCACAGCCCGCAACCCAGAGATCGTCTACTGCAATACCTACGCCTACGGATTCGAAGGTCCGATGTCGATCAGTGGTGGCATCGATCCGCTGTATCAGGCGGTCATTGGTCTGGAATATGAAGCTGGCGGTGTTGAGCATGGCAATCCGCCGATGTACCTGCGCTTTGGCATGACTGACACAGCAAACGCATTTGCTTCAGTCGTCGGGGTGCTCAGCGCGCTATATCACCGCAAGGTGACAGGACAGGGCCAAGACGTCTGGACATCGTTGCTCAATGGAGGAGCAATGTTCGCCTCCGAGGTCGCGCTGCTTGCCAACGGTGCTGCTGCTCCTGTTCGTCCAAGCATGGACAAGGAGCTCACAGGCCTGTCGCCCTGCTACCGCCTCTACAGGACTCAAGAGGGCTGGATCCAGATGGCAGCCACCACGGTCGGGGAGTGGGCAACGATGTGTGCGCTGCTCGGCTTCCCGGAGTTCGGCACCGACCCTGCCTATGCGACCTTTGATGGCCGAGTCGCCGCGCGCAGCAAGCTCGAGCCGCAGTTTGAAGACGCATTCGCGACTCGGACGGCACTGGTGTGGGCAGCACTGTTCGACGCTCAGAGTGTGCCTGCGGAGATTGCCGTCGACACGAGAAACGGTGAGACCGTTCTGCATGACGCCGACAACGAGCGGCTGGGATTGGTCGCGTCGTACGACCATCCGATGCTGGGTCACATGACGCAGTTCGGCAGCCTCATCGACTTCTCCGATACGCCCACTGGCGATTTTGGCCCACCACCATTGCTCGGACAGCACAGCCGTTCGATCCTTTCGCGCTTTGGTTGGACTGAAGGCGAGATAGATGACCTGATCGATCGTGGCGTCGTGTATCAAGCAGCCGAGGGTGTTCCGTATCCATGGGGCTTGTAG
- a CDS encoding SOS response-associated peptidase yields the protein MCGRIILSQSQSEISSFLKATLFPERVLEPDYNLTPSKDLYIVVDKRGEDGSVVRSMEIARWGLIPWWAKDPSIGNKLTNARSETVHEKPSFRDAYARRRCLVPVNGYYEWYVSTQLTAAGKPKKQPFCMEDPNGDMLAIAGLYEWWRPTRTDPWQLTCTLLTRAAAPNLEQIHDRMPVIVPPDRWDWWLDNCKQVDVNELPPALVEPHPVSPAVNSSKSEGPSLREPIDFDFD from the coding sequence ATGTGCGGGCGCATCATCCTTTCGCAGAGCCAGTCGGAGATCTCCAGCTTTCTGAAGGCAACGCTGTTTCCTGAGCGTGTGCTGGAGCCCGACTACAACCTCACACCATCCAAGGATCTCTACATCGTCGTGGACAAGCGCGGCGAAGACGGCTCAGTCGTTCGGTCAATGGAAATTGCGCGCTGGGGCCTGATTCCGTGGTGGGCCAAGGATCCGTCGATCGGCAACAAGCTCACAAATGCGCGCTCTGAGACGGTGCATGAGAAGCCCTCATTTCGCGATGCCTACGCCCGGCGGCGCTGCCTTGTTCCGGTCAATGGCTACTACGAGTGGTACGTCTCCACGCAACTCACGGCAGCTGGCAAGCCAAAGAAGCAGCCCTTCTGCATGGAGGATCCCAACGGAGACATGCTGGCGATCGCGGGCCTGTATGAATGGTGGCGTCCTACGCGCACCGATCCCTGGCAATTGACCTGCACCCTGCTGACTCGCGCTGCAGCACCAAACCTTGAGCAGATCCACGATCGGATGCCAGTCATCGTGCCCCCTGATCGCTGGGACTGGTGGCTGGACAACTGCAAGCAGGTAGACGTCAACGAGCTGCCGCCCGCCTTGGTGGAGCCGCACCCTGTCTCCCCTGCAGTGAACTCATCGAAATCTGAAGGGCCTTCACTGCGCGAGCCCATAGATTTCGACTTCGACTAA